The following proteins are co-located in the Dromiciops gliroides isolate mDroGli1 chromosome 2, mDroGli1.pri, whole genome shotgun sequence genome:
- the ADD3 gene encoding LOW QUALITY PROTEIN: gamma-adducin (The sequence of the model RefSeq protein was modified relative to this genomic sequence to represent the inferred CDS: inserted 1 base in 1 codon) → MSSDANPGVITTPPPPSMPHKERYFDRINENDPEYIRERNMSPDLRQDFNMMEQRKRVTQILQSPAFREDLECLIQEQMKKGHNPTGLLALQQIADYVMASSFSGFASTPLSLGMVTPINDLPGADTTSYXKGEKLTRCKLASLYRLADLFGWAHLANSYITVRISKEQDHIIIIPRGLSFSEATASNLVKVNIIGEVVDQGSTNLRIDHTGFSPHAAIYSTRPDVKCVIHIHTPATAAVSSMKCGILPISQEALILGEVAYYDYQGSLDEQEERIQLQKVLGPSCKVLLLRNHGVVALGETVEEAFHYIFNVQIACEIQVRALAGAGGVDNLLVLDLQKYKAFTHSVAVAGGGGVNMTSQQKWKVGELEFEGLMRTLDNLGYRTGYAYRHPLIREKPRHKSDVEIPATVTAFSFEDDMVPLSPLRFLAQRQQREKTRWLNSPNTYMRVNVPEESWNGETSPRTKITWMKAEDSSKVSGGTPIKIEDPNQFVPLNTNPSEVLEKRNKIREQNRYDLKTAGPQSQLLAGIVVDKPSSTMHFEEDEHAPPAPPNPFSDLTERELEEYKKTIERKQQGLEDAEQEIVSDDGSSVSQIQSQTQSPQNVPEKLEENHEIFSKSIISMEVPVVVVNGKDDMHDVEDDLTKHMSRLTTSTTVENVEITIRPSEKIEEVVSPEGSPSKSPSKKKKKFRTPSFLKKNKKKEKVEA, encoded by the exons GCCTTTCGAGAAGACCTGGAATGCCTTATTCAAGAGCAGATGAAGAAGGGTCACAATCCAACTGGACTGCTGGCATTGCAACAGATTGCAGATTATGTCATGGCCAGCTCTTTCTCAGGTTTTGCTTCAACTCCCCTCA gCCTTGGAATGGTTACACCCATCAATGACCTTCCTGGTGCAGATACTACTTCAT GTAAAGGGGAAAAACTCACTCGTTGTAAGCTAGCCAGCTTATATAGACTTGCTGACTTGTTTGGGTGGGCACACTTGGCAAATTCCTATATCACA gTAAGAATAAGCAAGGAACAAGATCACATTATCATTATTCCTAGGGGTCTGTCTTTTTCTGAAGCCACAGCCTCCAACTTG GTAAAAGTCAATATAATAGGAGAAGTAGTTGATCAGGGAAGTACAAATTTGAGAATCGACCATACAGGATTCAGTCCTCATGCTGCTATCTACTCCACACGCCCTGATGTTAAATGTGTGATACACATCCATACTCCTGCAACTGCAGCA GTATCCTCAATGAAGTGTGGAATCCTTCCAATCTCTCAAGAGGCACTGATACTGGGAGAAGTTGCATATTATGATTACCAAGGATCCCTGGATGAACAGGAAGAAAGAATTCAGCTACAGAAAGTTCTGGGGCCAAGTTGTAAG GTACTGCTGCTGAGGAACCATGGTGTGGTAGCACTGGGAGAAACAGTAGAGGAAGCCTTTCATTACATTTTTAATGTGCAAATAGCCTGTGAGATACAG GTCCGGGCAttagcaggagcaggaggagtaGACAATCTACTTGTACTTGACCTGCAGAAATACAAAGCTTTCACTCATTCTGTGGcagtggcaggaggaggaggtgtGAACATGACTTCCCAACAGAAATGGAAAGTTGGAGAGCTTGAGTTTGAAGGACTAATGAGGACACTGGACAACCTG GGGTACAGAACCGGCTATGCATATAGGCATCCTTTGATCCGAGAGAAGCCCAGGCACAAAAGTGATGTGGAGATCCCTGCAACTGTGACTGCCTTTTCTTTTGAAGATGATATGGTGCCCCTTTCACCTCTCCGATTCTTAGCACAAAGACAGCAGCGTGAAAAAACAAGATGGCTGAACTCACCAAATACTTATATGAGAGTGAATGTGCCTGAGGAGTCTTGGAATGGGGAAACCAGTCCCAGAACAAAAATCACA TGGATGAAAGCAGAGGATTCCTCTAAAGTTAGTGGTGGAACACCCATCAAAATTGAAGATCCAAACCAGTTTGTTCCTCTAAATACAAACCCAAGTGAGGtcctagaaaagagaaataag ATTCGGGAACAAAACAGGTATGACTTGAAGACAGCAGGACCACAATCTCAATTGCTTGCCGGCATTGTTGTTGATAAGCCTTCTTCA ACAATGCATTTCGAAGAAGATGAACATGCTCCACCGGCTCCACCTAACCCCTTCAGTGATCTGACAGAACGGGAACTTGAAGAGTACAAGAAGACAATCGAACGCAAACAGCAAGGCCTGGAAG ATGCTGAGCAGGAAATAGTCTCAGATGATGGTTCATCTGTCTCACAAATTCAGTCTCAAACTCAGTCACCGCAAAATGTCCCTGAAAAATTAGAAG AAAACCATGAGATATTTTCCAAGAGCATCATCTCCATGGAAGTGCCTGTTGTGGTAGTGAATGGCAAAGATGATATGCATGATGTAGAAGATGATCTCACCAAGCACATGAGTCGATTAACCACGAGCACAACTGTAGAGAATGTTGAGATTACCATTAGGCCTTCCGAAAAAATTGAAGAAGTCGTCTCCCCTGAAGGCTCTCCTTCAAAATCACCatccaagaaaaagaagaaattccgCACTCCATCTTTtctgaaaaagaacaagaaaaaggagaaagttgaAGCCTAA